From a region of the Nitrospinota bacterium genome:
- a CDS encoding peptidyl-prolyl cis-trans isomerase, translated as VLSKKMDKNKTKIKKMPSLSLIKSYFFAAIIFLIMINCGEPSKNTGKEVVATINNKKIYLEELQAKIGFLKPIKSVTDDKQIFDLKREILNKMIEREVILQEAIRLGVEASSDEVESRVKSLLTDYSQKELDRTLERENVNFKGWKLRVKEDLMIDKLIYQEINSKIVVTDKEIQEYYNQHKEEFHQPDQIRALQIVVEKEEEAYKVLEELSSGKDFKKLAQEKSISPDALEGGDLGFFSKGEMPEEFDNTVFKLKKGEISNIVITPYGFHIFKVIDKRKGGVKRLSSASEKIKKKLMMQKQNERFRIWVKGLKEKATITINEKLLS; from the coding sequence GGTATTATCAAAAAAAATGGATAAAAATAAAACCAAGATCAAAAAGATGCCCTCTCTTTCTTTAATCAAAAGTTATTTCTTCGCGGCGATTATATTCTTGATAATGATAAATTGTGGAGAGCCATCAAAAAACACCGGTAAAGAGGTGGTTGCTACGATTAATAACAAAAAGATATACCTAGAAGAGCTTCAGGCAAAAATCGGTTTTTTAAAGCCCATAAAGAGCGTCACGGATGACAAGCAAATTTTTGACTTAAAAAGGGAGATATTAAATAAAATGATAGAAAGAGAGGTTATTCTGCAAGAAGCCATTAGGCTTGGAGTAGAGGCTTCTTCAGATGAGGTCGAAAGTAGAGTAAAAAGCTTACTCACGGATTACTCACAAAAAGAGCTTGACAGGACTCTAGAGAGAGAAAACGTTAATTTTAAGGGATGGAAGCTAAGAGTAAAAGAGGACTTGATGATAGACAAATTAATATATCAAGAGATAAATAGCAAAATCGTCGTGACTGATAAGGAGATTCAAGAATACTACAATCAGCATAAAGAAGAGTTTCATCAGCCAGATCAGATTAGAGCACTACAGATTGTTGTTGAAAAGGAGGAAGAGGCTTATAAGGTTCTCGAAGAGCTTTCTTCAGGCAAAGATTTTAAAAAGTTAGCACAGGAGAAATCGATTAGTCCTGATGCATTGGAAGGGGGAGATTTAGGATTTTTTAGCAAAGGAGAGATGCCAGAGGAGTTTGATAATACTGTTTTTAAACTCAAAAAGGGAGAGATCAGTAATATTGTAATAACTCCATACGGATTTCATATTTTTAAGGTTATAGATAAAAGAAAGGGTGGCGTGAAGAGATTGTCATCAGCTAGCGAAAAGATTAAGAAGAAACTCATGATGCAGAAACAGAATGAGAGATTTCGAATCTGGGTTAAGGGCTTAAAAGAAAAAGCAACCATTACAATTAATGAAAAATTGCTTTCCTAA